The following is a genomic window from Streptomyces chrestomyceticus JCM 4735.
ATGTCGGCCGTGCGGGCCTGCGGGTGCTGCACAACATCGGCGAGGCCGCCTCTCCCGTCGCCGAGGCCATCAGCGACGTGGCGAGCGAGGCGGGCGGCGGCGCGTCGGCGTTGGACATGGTTGTCACGGCCGCGAACCTGGCCAGCCGCGGCTTCGGGGTGCTGTCCGGCGTTCTGGTGCCCATCGGACGCGTCATTGCCGCGCTGGTGCACGGCTTCGCGGCGCTGCCGGGCCCGGTGCAGACTGCGATCGCCGCGATGCTGCTGGCGCGCCGGGTCACGCCGATGATGCAGAACCTGGCCCGGACCGTGACCGGTCCGGTGGTCGGGGCGTTCCGGTCGGCCGGGGCGCAGATGCGGGAGCAGCAGCAGCTCGCCGCCGCGAATGGCCGGGAGATCGGCCGCATGGGTGCGGCGTTCGCCGTGCTGGAGAACCGGGTGCCGGTCGTGGGCCGGATGGCGTCGGCGTTCCGTTCCGCCAACGGTCCGGCTTCTGGTCTGGCCCGCTCGCTTGGGGCTGGGCTCGGCGGTGCGGCGCGTGGCCTGATGGGGGCGCTGGGCGGGCCGTTCGGTGTGGCGATCGCCGGTGCCGGTGTGGGGCTGTCGATGCTGGCCGACCGGCAGCAGCAGGCCGCGCAGGAGGCGGCCGAGCACCAGCAGCGCATCAGCACTCTGACGCAGGCGTTGCGGGAGTCGAACGGGGCGATCACCGACAGCGTGCGGGCGACGGCCGCGCAGTCGGTCATGGACACCAAGGTGTTCGACGGCAAAAGCCGCCTGGTCGATGTGATGCGCGGCGCCGGGGTGAGCGTGCGGCAGCTGACCGACGCCTACCTGGGGCAGAACGGCGGGCTGGAGGCGCTGGAGCGCAGTCTGCGGCTGACCGCGAGCGCCAACAGTGACATGCAGTACACGGCGGCGGGCGCGTTTCGCACGTACTCGGAGAAGGGGCAGGTCGCCTATGACGCGGCCAAGGCGCTCGGTTCGGTCAAGGGCGAGATGAGCCAGGCCGCGAAGGACGCCCGGGACCTGGCCGATGCGACTGGGCGCAGCGGTTCGGGGGCGAGTGCGGCGCTGGGCCCGTTCGGGAAGTTCTCCGATGCGATGCGGCGTCTGTCCGACACCACCTCGGACGCCGACAGCCGGGCCCGCGCCCTGCACGACGCCCTCAACGTTCTGGCCGGCGGGTCGGTGAACCTGTCGGCCGCCGAGGCCCGGCTGAACAAGGCGGTCTCGGATGCGAAGGACTCGCTCAAGGGCGGCGTGGATGAGGCGGACGGCTACCGCGATGCGCTGCTGAATGTGGACGGTTCGCTGTCCACGGTCACCCGCAACGGCCAGAAGCTCTACGACACCCTCCAGGGCCTGTCCACCAACTCCGCCGACGCGGCGCAGGCCGCGTACGAGTTCGCGCAGTCGCAGGGCAAGAGCGTGCCGGAGTCGCTGAAGGCCGCGCAGGCGGAGATGGCCAAGGCCCGCGCTTCGGCGATCGCCACCGCCGAGGGCTACGGGCTGACCGCCGAGCAGGCCGCGAAGCTCGCGGACGCGGCGGGCCTGGTGCCCGCGAACGTGTCCATCCTGCTGCAGACCGCCGGCATGGAGCCGGTCATGGCGCAGCTCCTGGCCGTCCAGCAGACCCTGAAGGCCACCCCGGACCGGAAGACGATCACCGTCTCCAGCCTGGACAACGAGGCCCGGGAGAAGCTGACCAGCCTCGGCTTCAAGATCAAGGATCTCAAGGACCGTACGGTCCAGGTGACCGCGCCGACCGTTGCCGCGCGCACCAGCCTGGACGCGCTGATCAGCAAGCTGGCCGCGACGCCCGGCGCGAAGCACGTTGCCGTTTCCTCGTCGACGCAGGCGACGATCACGAGTCTGGACGCGGTCCGGCAGGCAGTGGCGGGGGTGCCGGGCGGCAAGACGGTCACGGTCGCGGCCCCGACCGGAGAGGCACGTGCGCAGCTCGAAGCCCTCGGCTTCAAGGTCACCGACGTGCCGGGCAGCAAGACCGTCACGATCACGGTGCCCACCGGCCCGGCCACCTCCAGCGTGTCCGCGATCCAGCAGGCGATCAACAACCTCAGCGGGCGCACCATCACCAACTATGTGCAGACCCGCTACATCGGCCCGCAGGTCAACGGTGTACCGCTGATGAAGCAGGCAGACGGCGGCATCGTCACCTACGCCGACGGCGGTACGCGCGAGAACCACGTCGCACAGATCGCCCAGGGCGGCGAATGGCGCGTATGGGCGGAGGACGAGACTTTCGGCGAGGCGTACATCCCTTTCGCCTCCTCCAAGCGGGCCCGGTCGAAGACGATCTTGGAGCAGGTGGCCAACCGCTTCGGCGGCACCGTCACCTACCATGCAGCCGGCGGGCTGTCGGACTGGTCGTACCAGCCGGTGGGCAGCACCGGCCTGACCGTCTCCGACGTGGTCTCGAAGTCGCAGCGCAAGGACAAGCACGGCGACGAGCACTTCGACCTCGGCCTGTTCGAGCGCAACCTGCACTCCTCCGTACGCACCGCCCAGGCGTGGCGCAGTGACCTGGCGACGGTGGTGCGGCGCGCGGGGTCGGAGGTGGCCAAGGCACTGGAAGACATGGGCGAGGACGGCATCGCCCTGACACGGAAGATGGCCCGCGGCTCCAACCGGTACATCAACGACATGGCTGCCCAGTTGCGGCAGCTCGCCGGGGCGGCGCGGTCGTCGCTGGCCGACTACACCGGCCAGCTCGCGGGCGCGGTCAAGGACGCCACGGCTTTCCAGAACAACCTGGCCCGCCTGGTGGGCAGTGGCTACGGCGACCTGGCAACGCGCCTGGCGCAGCAGGGTGACGCCAACGCCGAAGCCCTCGCCGCGCAGGCCGTCAAGGACAACACCAAGGCACGGCAGGCCAACCAGGCCGCCAAGGATGCGACGAAGGTACTCGACGGTGACCAGCTCACCGACCTGGTGAAGATCATCAGCTCGCTGGCGAAGGGCCGCGGGCTGCACGCGGTCGCCGAGCTGGCGGGGCTGGAGGAGGACCGGCTGATCGAGGTCGCCAACCTCTCCACGAACCAGATCCGCGGCACCGGCAAGGCGGACCGTTTCCTGTCCGACCTGGTGAAGGCGAACGCCGGGCGAGCTTATGCGGACGGCGGCATGTGGGCGCCGGGCATCTACTCCTCGCCGTCGCCGAATGGGCTGATCAAGTTCGCGGAACGGTCCACCGGCGGCGAGTCCTATATCCCGCATGCGGCTGCCAAACGCGGCCGGGCCACGGCTGTCCTGGCACGCACCGCTGACCGGTTCGGCTACGACCTGGCGCCGCGCCGCCTGGTCGATGCCGCCGCCGGCCGCGCCCGGGTGGTGATCGTCCACCAGGCCCCGGCGATCGGCAGCCAGACCATCCACGTGCGCCAGAGCACATCGTCAGCGAACGACATCGCCGACGTGGTCGCGTACCAGATGCGCCGGGCCAAGCGCGGAGGTTCCCTGCGATGAGCGCCCCGGAGCTGAAGGACTGGCAGCTGGAGTTCGGTGGCGTCGTGATCGGCCACGGCACGCGCGTGCCCGTCGCGGAGATCGAAGGGCTCGGCCGACCCGCAGTGCGCGGTGAACCGGTTCCCCGGCCCGGCGCCGACGGGGCCTGGCCGTCCCCGGACTTCTACGAACCGCGCACCGTCCGCATCGACTGTGCGGTCAAGACGCCCGGCGACCCGGCCGCAGCGCGCCAGATCGTCGCCGACCTCCAGCGGGCGGCCGACGAGCCGCGGCTACGCCTCAGCGGTGGGGCGGTGATGCCGCTGCGCCTCAAGTGGCCCGGCTCCCCGGTGCGCGTCCTGTTCGGGCGGTTGGCGAAGGTCGACCCGACGTGGGCGGACGCGGCCCACGGCTGGGTTCCGTTGGACGTGGAGTTCCTGGCTACCGATCCGCGCTACTACGCCGATATCGAGCAGCAGGTCGCGCTGCGGCTGGGCTGGCTGTCCGGTGGCGGCTTCACCGCCCCCGTGCAGGCCCCCATCAAGGTCACCAGCGGCACGGCCACCGGGCAGCACCGGCCCGGCTGGGTCACCAACGGTGGCGACCGCGATGCGCCCCCGGTGCTGACCGTGTACGGGCCGTGCGCCAACCCCGCCATCACCCATGTCGAGACCGGCCGAACGCTGCGGCTGCCGGTGGTGCTCGGCGCCGGCCAATGGGTGCGGGTGGACACCCGCCCCGGCCAAGCCATGGCTGTGCGCGACAACGGCGGCATCGTCGCGGTCCCTGACCGGCTGGACACCTTCACCCTGCCGCCCGGCCGCTCCGAAATCCGCTGGACCGCCGCCGACCCGACCGCCACCGCCCGCCTGACCGTCGCCTGGCGCGACGCCTTCACAGCACTCTGAACAAGGACACGTACCACCGATGACGCTCGCCCAGGCCCCGCTGCTCGTCGACGGCGCCAGCCACTCCGCCCAGACGTTCCGCATGATGATCCGCGACCTGTCCAGAGGCGGAGAGGGCATCACCGAAGGCGCCGACCTGAAGGTCAGGCCGCTGCCCACGCCCGGCCCTGGCGTGGAGGTCGGCAACGGCTCCGGGGTCATCCGCGGACGAGCCAACGCCTGGCAGGGCTCCTACACCGCCTACAACATCGGGACCGCCACCGTCCCGGTCGCTCCGACCGGCGCCACGCCGCGCTCGGACCTGCTCGTGCTGCGGGTGACCGATCCCGAGTACGAGGGCGGCCTCGACCCGGCCAAGGACACGATCAACACCTTCGAGGTGATCCCCAACGTGTCGCCCGCCGCCACAAAGGTGCCGGACGGCGTCACCGGTATCGCTCTGGCCCGTCTCGACCTGCCCGCCAGCACGGCCACGGTCACCGCCGCCATGATCACCGATCTGCGCAGCGTCGCCAATCCGCGCAGCGAAGCGCACATCTTCACCGCGTCCCCGACCAGCGACGACAACTACAAGGGTACCGGCTACAAGTGGGCCGTATGGCCGCGCATCGCCCGGTGGCAGGTGGCGGTGCCGCACTGGGCGGTGCGGGCCCGCGTCAAGATGACCCTGGCCGGCATCCAGTTGATCGGTGGCACCATCTACGGCGGCACGGCCTTCCAGCTCGGGCCGGTGGTCGGGCAGTCCGTGGTGATCGACTCGGCGTGGCCGGGCGGCGACTACTCCGAGCGGCTGCACCTGATCAGCGCCGACACCCTGGCGATACCGGAGTCGCTGCGCGGAACGCCCCAGTGGCTGGAGCACCGGGTGGCCCGCGCCGATGGCGTCAACGGCTACTTGCAGGCCGACGTCGCCACGACCGCCATCGGCGAGGTCGCCTTCGAAGAAGGCCCCATGTGATGGGCTACCGCTACCTGACCCAGCACGCCCTGACCGGGCAGTGGCTCAGCCAGCATCTGCCTCTGACCGGGGTCGAGTTCGGCGAGGAGCTGAACGGCCCTGGGCATCTGCGCGCCTCCCTGAAACCGCATCTGGCTGGGCTCGTTCCCCAGCTCGCCACCCCCGGCACGGTCATGCTCTACGTCGAGAGCGACGGGTATCTGCGCTGGGGCGGGCTCGTGTGGCAGGTCGTACCCGAGGGCGACGAGCTGAAGATCGAAGCCGCCGGGTGGACGTCGTACTTCCAGCGCCGCCACGACCTCGACGGCGAACTCGGCGGCCGAGGCCCGTACGTGCACGGCGACCCGTGCCAGATCATCCGCGACATCATCACCTACGCCCAGTCCGTCCCGGACGGGGATCTCGGTATCACCGTCGATCCCACCGAGTCGAAGGGGACCGTGGGGACGCCCGCGGAGCCGTGGCATTCGCGCTGGTGGGAAACCCCCGTCCTCGGCGACCAGATCGATGACCTGGTGAAAGCGGCCGACTCGCCGGACTACGCGTGCACCACCTGGTGGGGTGCCGACGGCCGGCCGGTACGGCGGGTCCGGCTCGGCTACCCCCGGCTCGGCACCCGGCGCCGCGACCTGATGTTCGCCAGCGGCCTGAACATCACCGACCGGCCGCCGGTCACCTACAGCGCCGACGAGTACGCCCAAGTCGTCATCGCCACTGGCAGCGGGGAAGGCCGAGCCCAGCAGCGCGCCATCGACGCCGTCCGCAACGGCCGCCTGCGCCTCGAACATGTCCTGGAGCTGCCGGACGTGCGCGGCAAGGACGTCCTCGCGCAGCGCGCGAAGGCCGAACGCGTCTGGCGCCAGCAGATGGGCGAAGTCGAGCAGATCACCGTCCGCAACCACCCCGCCGCCCCCTTCGGCAGCTTCCAGGTCGGGGACGACGTGCAGGTCACCGTCCGCGACGAGTGGGGCGACTGGTCCGGCTGGTGCCGCATCACCGGCTGGACTCTGCACCCCGACACCGAAACCGGCGAGACGGCGACCCTCGACCTGCGCCGCGCCGACACCTTCCACTACGCCACCGCCGCCTGACCCACCCGTCCAAGGAGACCCTGCTGTGCCTGCCGACCTCGGCACCCGCATCACCCAGATAGAACGGATGCTGCGCGCCGTCATCCGCTCCCCGCGCCTGACCAACGCCTCGATCGAAGGCGGTGCCGTCCAGGTCTACGACGAACACGGCTCGCTGCGCGCGCTGGTCGGCCAGCAGCCCGACGGCACCAGCGGCGTCACCGTCGTCAACGGCCCCCCGCCTCCGCCCCCGGCGCCGCCGACCGTTGCCCCGGCGCTGGCCGCGCTGACCGTCACGTGGGACGGCGCCTTCGCCGACGGGGCGGCGGCCCCGCTGGACTTCGCCCGCGTCGAGGTGCACGTCGGGCCGGACGCCGGCTTCGAGCCGTCGCAGGGCACGCTGCGCGACACCATCGAAACCGCCCAGGGCGGCTCCGTCACCGTTCCCCTCCCCTACACCACGTGGTGGGTCAAGCTGCGAGCGCGCACCCTGGCCGGAGTCGCCGGGCCCGCCACCACGGCCGTCGAGGGCACACCCCGGCAGGCAGCGGCCGCTGACATCCAGGCCGGGGCGGTCACCGCGGAGAGCCTGGCGGCCGACGCCATCACCGGCAAGCACATCGTCGGCGGTCGCATCGACGGCGCGATCGTCACCGGCAGCACCGTCCGTACCGGCACCACCGGCAGCCGGATCGTCGTCACCCCCACCCCGCCCGCGCCGCTGGAACAGATCCCCTCGGTACTGCTGCACTCCGCCTCCGACCTGGAGAAAGCCCCCGGCGCGCTGCGGGCCAGCACCAAGTCGGACGGCACAAGCTACCCGACCGTGGAACTGACCGCCCCCGCCGTGCAGATCGACCGTTGGAACCTGCCCGACACCTCTGCCCTGCACCTGCACTCACCCCAGCTCCACGAGCACGGCGGTGCTTTCGACCTGACCGCCTCGACCAGCCTGAACAGAGAAACGGGCAACGTCTCCGTCTACGGCACGAGCGGTAGAGGCCCAACCGACACCGCGTTGTTCCGCATCAGCGTGAGTGACGGCCCAGAAGCCCCCGGCAACGAACGCGGGCTCCCCGCCCGTACCTTCGTCGAGGCCAGCGGGGCCGAGTTCACGGTCCGCACCGCCTCTGCCGACGGTGACACCACCGTCACCATGGGCCCAGGTGCGCTCGCCGTCGAAGGCTGGGTCACCCGCCCGGCCACCGACTGGAAGCTGCTCGTCCTCGGGTCCAGCGTCATCGCGGGTTCCCAGGCTCCACAAGTACGGATCACGGCAACGGGCACGCTCGAACTGTGCGGGTACGCCAACCTCACTGACACTGAGATCCGCAGCGGACGCCAGATCGCTACCCTGCCCGATGGATACTGGCCTACCGGAGTCCGCCGTGTGCTGGTCCCCTTGTCCGCCGGCGGGACCGTCATCCGCTTGGACATCAACACCGACGGCTCACTACGGCTGTACCCCATGGTCGGCAGCCGGGCTTCCTGGATCGGCTTCGACGGCGTCACCTGCCGCGCCACCTGAATGCCGATTTCCTGATTCTCTGCTTCGATGCCGACCGTTCACCGTAGGCTCCGCACCGTGTGACAGCACGCGCTGCCCCCGTTCACTCGTGCACCCGGACACCGGGTCCGGGACGAACATCGGAGGTGGACATGCGTCACCGCTTAGGGAACCTGGTCAACCGGCTCGGCCGACGTGAACTGGCACTGATCGTTATTGGAGCACTGGTCTCCGCAGTGGCAGCCAAGCTCGTCGACACCATGCTGTAGCTGGCGTCCCCGATGGTGAGGTCATCGGGGGCCGCCAGCCGCTCAGCGGACCGGTCAGCGTTCCACCTCGGGAGGACGCTTCGGCGCCCTCCCGAGGCTGCTGATCACTGTGTGGATGTCAAGTACGACTTCGCGTAACTGACGTACACAGTTGACTTACCGGTGGCGTGAGCCTCCCACATAGCTATTGCGTACGCACTCGCTAAACGGAAATCGGCGCGCACGCACTTGCCCGTCCGGAAGACGGCGCCTCACCTCGTTGACCACCGTACGATCGTGATCAGGCGTGGGGCTGCCGGGAGTGATTGCGGTGTCTGTGCCGCCGGGTGCCGAGCCCACGCTGTGGGAGCTGCACCGTGCCGTCTCGCAGTTGCGTGAGGACCTGCGCGGTGACCTCGCCCAGCTCGCCGCCCGCCTCGATCACGTGGTGACCGAGGACGTGTA
Proteins encoded in this region:
- a CDS encoding phage tail tape measure protein, whose amino-acid sequence is MSNYTLSVQMRADAAHLLSQVRQASRATRDLRRDTDALRSGLGRIDGGSRAAVAGLRSVGRSSHEAGAGLRRVGADGHASMSRLRHGVLSARRELHHLRGLVVGGGIVAGLAEIAKEGNEYQRSINKWGAVTGASGTEMVQAAAKARELGADLTLPGTSAAKAAEAMLELAKAGQTSTSSLANARAAMQLAAADNLSAADAARYLGDVMDQFGLSSNNAGRAADVLAASANAASGGLQDIYYAMSYTGPVAAQLGISIEDCSAAVAMLARSGILGSKAGTSLRGMLTNLAKPTAAARRGLAELNIEAWDSQGNFKGLRTVIEGLEKAQHRMSQKDFLAAASAVVGKPALAGAAALAHQGAASFDQMHTAIARTGAAGEIAASQTKGLSGAVSQLKTQWSNTGQVLYTSAAPGLEKVTRLLTAGLGAATPHIASGLDYLHDLYTLARPGLAKAASDEVDELTDSFSGLGKPIKDLALDTVAAGLNILVNVGRAGLRVLHNIGEAASPVAEAISDVASEAGGGASALDMVVTAANLASRGFGVLSGVLVPIGRVIAALVHGFAALPGPVQTAIAAMLLARRVTPMMQNLARTVTGPVVGAFRSAGAQMREQQQLAAANGREIGRMGAAFAVLENRVPVVGRMASAFRSANGPASGLARSLGAGLGGAARGLMGALGGPFGVAIAGAGVGLSMLADRQQQAAQEAAEHQQRISTLTQALRESNGAITDSVRATAAQSVMDTKVFDGKSRLVDVMRGAGVSVRQLTDAYLGQNGGLEALERSLRLTASANSDMQYTAAGAFRTYSEKGQVAYDAAKALGSVKGEMSQAAKDARDLADATGRSGSGASAALGPFGKFSDAMRRLSDTTSDADSRARALHDALNVLAGGSVNLSAAEARLNKAVSDAKDSLKGGVDEADGYRDALLNVDGSLSTVTRNGQKLYDTLQGLSTNSADAAQAAYEFAQSQGKSVPESLKAAQAEMAKARASAIATAEGYGLTAEQAAKLADAAGLVPANVSILLQTAGMEPVMAQLLAVQQTLKATPDRKTITVSSLDNEAREKLTSLGFKIKDLKDRTVQVTAPTVAARTSLDALISKLAATPGAKHVAVSSSTQATITSLDAVRQAVAGVPGGKTVTVAAPTGEARAQLEALGFKVTDVPGSKTVTITVPTGPATSSVSAIQQAINNLSGRTITNYVQTRYIGPQVNGVPLMKQADGGIVTYADGGTRENHVAQIAQGGEWRVWAEDETFGEAYIPFASSKRARSKTILEQVANRFGGTVTYHAAGGLSDWSYQPVGSTGLTVSDVVSKSQRKDKHGDEHFDLGLFERNLHSSVRTAQAWRSDLATVVRRAGSEVAKALEDMGEDGIALTRKMARGSNRYINDMAAQLRQLAGAARSSLADYTGQLAGAVKDATAFQNNLARLVGSGYGDLATRLAQQGDANAEALAAQAVKDNTKARQANQAAKDATKVLDGDQLTDLVKIISSLAKGRGLHAVAELAGLEEDRLIEVANLSTNQIRGTGKADRFLSDLVKANAGRAYADGGMWAPGIYSSPSPNGLIKFAERSTGGESYIPHAAAKRGRATAVLARTADRFGYDLAPRRLVDAAAGRARVVIVHQAPAIGSQTIHVRQSTSSANDIADVVAYQMRRAKRGGSLR